A region from the Leopardus geoffroyi isolate Oge1 chromosome C2, O.geoffroyi_Oge1_pat1.0, whole genome shotgun sequence genome encodes:
- the LOC123611011 gene encoding 40S ribosomal protein S29-like, whose protein sequence is MLFEPPILPFPHCIWESEMDHQQLYWSHPRKFGQDSRSCLVHSNWHGLIWKYSLNRCCQCFHQY, encoded by the coding sequence atgttgtttgagccacccatTCTGCCATTTCCTCATTGCATCTGGGAGAGCGAGATGGATCACCAGCAGCTCTACTGGAGCCATCCGAGGAAATTTGGCCAGGATTCTCGTTCTTGCCTCGTCCACTCAAACTGGCACGGTCTGATCTGGAAATACAGCCTCAACAGGTGCTGCCAGTGTTTCCATCAGTACTAA